A genome region from Gossypium hirsutum isolate 1008001.06 chromosome A04, Gossypium_hirsutum_v2.1, whole genome shotgun sequence includes the following:
- the LOC107948374 gene encoding RNA polymerase sigma factor sigF, chloroplastic isoform X2 has product MEASRNLLYSPPTISPRTQLKNSVFSPSPSSVALFHHEQAVPAATSIPITSVARHFPTSVLSQEQRDDYRPLPVLHLLKEDKAYSFTLLQRETDKLQIGNGPTLQEEKASDNIGQQEFEQQLLQWPDLRLALLELGENPSSSLNMLSVAADTETMTFEPSNVVALAKKALSASKKAASLAEGLELELDDSLSNSLGSVDSFTLPAEEIAVAVRSTKRLERQSKRRRVQPKVVICETYSSQRKDVRRKSSEGSDPNDPLRLFLWGPETKQLLTAEEESDLIIQVQDLKRLAKVKSKLQSQFGREPTLVEWAEAMGLSCSALQAELQSGKRSREKLIHANLRMVVHIAKQYQGRGLSLQDLLQEGSMGLMKSVEKFKPQVGCRFATYAYWWIRQTITKSIMQHSRTIRLPENVYGLLSKVLDAKRSCIQEGNHYPSKEELARRVGITVEKLDKLLLSTRMPLSMQQPVWVDQDTTFQEVTPDTGIEIPDVSVAKQLMRQHVRNLLSILSPKERKIIRLRFGIEESKQNSLSEIGKMFRLSKERVRQLESRALYKLKQCLVKQGLDAYEDLLV; this is encoded by the exons ATGGAAGCTTCAAGGAATTTGCTTTATTCTCCTCCAACAATTTCTCCAAGAACCCAACTCAAAAATTCTGTCTTTTCACCATCACCTTCTTCAG TTGCGTTGTTTCATCATGAGCAAGCGGTCCCTGCTGCGACTTCTATTCCGATTACTTCTGTAGCTAGGCATTTTCCTACATCAGTTCTCTCACAAGAGCAGCGGGATGACTATAGACCACTACCTGTCTTGCATTTACTTAAGGAAGATAAAGCGTACTCG TTTACTTTATTACAGAGAGAGACAGACAAGCTGCAGATTGGGAATGGGCCAACACTTCAAGAAGAGAAGGCATCTGACAACATTGGCCAGCAGGAATTTGAACAGCAGTTGCTCCAGTGGCCTGATTTAAG ATTGGCACTCTTGGAATTAGGGGAAAATCCATCATCTTCCTTGAATATGCTGTCTGTTGCAGCTGATACCGAGACCATGACTTTTGAACCAAGTAATGTAGTTGCCCTTGCTAAGAAAGCATTGTCAGCTTCTAAAAAAGCTGCATCATTGGCTGAGGGCCTCGAATTAGAACTTGATGATTCACTTTCTAATAG CTTGGGGTCTGTTGATTCCTTTACTTTGCCCGCTGAGGAGATAGCGGTTGCAGTTAGGTCAACCAAACGTTTAGAGAGGCAGTCTAAACGAAGGAGGGTGCAACCTAAAGTTGTGATATGTGAGACATACAGTTCACAAAGGAAGGATGTAAGAAGAAAGTCGAGCGAAGGTTCTGATCCCAATGATCCCCTTCGGTTGTTCTTGTGGGGTCCTGAGACAAAACAACTCTTGACTGCTGAAGAAGAGTCTGATTTGATTATTCAAGTTCAG GATTTAAAGAGATTAGCGAAAGTAAAGAGTAAGCTGCAATCTCAGTTTGGGCGTGAACCAACCTTGGTTGAATGGGCTGAAGCCATGGGTCTAAGTTGTTCAGCCTTGCAGGCAGAACTCCAATCAGGCAAAAGGAGCCGGGAAAAACTGATCCATGCGAATTTGCGCATGGTGGTTCACATTGCTAAACAATATCAGGGCCGTGGTCTTAGCCTTCAAGATCTGCTGCAGGAGGGAAGTATGGGTCTTATGAAAAGTGTTGAGAAGTTCAAACCACAAGTTGGATGCCGATTTGCCACCTATGCCTACTGGTGGATAAGACAAACAATTACAAAGTCTATAATGCAACATTCGAGAACCATCCGTTTGCCG GAGAATGTATATGGCCTATTGAGCAAAGTGTTGGATGCAAAGAGATCGTGCATTCAAGAAGGAAACCATTATCCTTCCAAAGAAGAATTAGCAAGACGTGTCGGGATTACAGTTGAGAAGTTGGATAAGTTACTGCTCTCAACAAGGATGCCACTTTCTATGCAACAGCCTGTGTGGGTGGACCAGGATACCACTTTTCAG GAGGTAACACCAGATACTGGTATTGAGATCCCGGATGTCAGTGTGGCAAAGCAACTGATGAGGCAGCATGTCCGCAACCTTCTAAGCATTCTGAGTCCGAAAGAAAGGAAGATAATCAGGCTAAGATTCGGTATTGAAGAAAGTAAACAGAATTCTCTGTCGGAGATAGGAAAGATGTTCAGATTATCAAAGGAAAGGGTGCGGCAGTTAGAGAGCCGAGCATTATACAAGCTCAAGCAATGCCTGGTCAAACAAGGTCTTGATGCATATGAAGATTTGCTTGTTTAG
- the LOC107948374 gene encoding RNA polymerase sigma factor sigF, chloroplastic isoform X4 translates to MEASRNLLYSPPTISPRTQLKNSVFSPSPSSVALFHHEQAVPAATSIPITSVARHFPTSVLSQEQRDDYRPLPVLHLLKEDKAYSRETDKLQIGNGPTLQEEKASDNIGQQEFEQQLLQWPDLRLALLELGENPSSSLNMLSVAADTETMTFEPSNVVALAKKALSASKKAASLAEGLELELDDSLSNSLGSVDSFTLPAEEIAVAVRSTKRLERQSKRRRVQPKVVICETYSSQRKDVRRKSSEGSDPNDPLRLFLWGPETKQLLTAEEESDLIIQVQDLKRLAKVKSKLQSQFGREPTLVEWAEAMGLSCSALQAELQSGKRSREKLIHANLRMVVHIAKQYQGRGLSLQDLLQEGSMGLMKSVEKFKPQVGCRFATYAYWWIRQTITKSIMQHSRTIRLPENVYGLLSKVLDAKRSCIQEGNHYPSKEELARRVGITVEKLDKLLLSTRMPLSMQQPVWVDQDTTFQEVTPDTGIEIPDVSVAKQLMRQHVRNLLSILSPKERKIIRLRFGIEESKQNSLSEIGKMFRLSKERVRQLESRALYKLKQCLVKQGLDAYEDLLV, encoded by the exons ATGGAAGCTTCAAGGAATTTGCTTTATTCTCCTCCAACAATTTCTCCAAGAACCCAACTCAAAAATTCTGTCTTTTCACCATCACCTTCTTCAG TTGCGTTGTTTCATCATGAGCAAGCGGTCCCTGCTGCGACTTCTATTCCGATTACTTCTGTAGCTAGGCATTTTCCTACATCAGTTCTCTCACAAGAGCAGCGGGATGACTATAGACCACTACCTGTCTTGCATTTACTTAAGGAAGATAAAGCGTACTCG AGAGAGACAGACAAGCTGCAGATTGGGAATGGGCCAACACTTCAAGAAGAGAAGGCATCTGACAACATTGGCCAGCAGGAATTTGAACAGCAGTTGCTCCAGTGGCCTGATTTAAG ATTGGCACTCTTGGAATTAGGGGAAAATCCATCATCTTCCTTGAATATGCTGTCTGTTGCAGCTGATACCGAGACCATGACTTTTGAACCAAGTAATGTAGTTGCCCTTGCTAAGAAAGCATTGTCAGCTTCTAAAAAAGCTGCATCATTGGCTGAGGGCCTCGAATTAGAACTTGATGATTCACTTTCTAATAG CTTGGGGTCTGTTGATTCCTTTACTTTGCCCGCTGAGGAGATAGCGGTTGCAGTTAGGTCAACCAAACGTTTAGAGAGGCAGTCTAAACGAAGGAGGGTGCAACCTAAAGTTGTGATATGTGAGACATACAGTTCACAAAGGAAGGATGTAAGAAGAAAGTCGAGCGAAGGTTCTGATCCCAATGATCCCCTTCGGTTGTTCTTGTGGGGTCCTGAGACAAAACAACTCTTGACTGCTGAAGAAGAGTCTGATTTGATTATTCAAGTTCAG GATTTAAAGAGATTAGCGAAAGTAAAGAGTAAGCTGCAATCTCAGTTTGGGCGTGAACCAACCTTGGTTGAATGGGCTGAAGCCATGGGTCTAAGTTGTTCAGCCTTGCAGGCAGAACTCCAATCAGGCAAAAGGAGCCGGGAAAAACTGATCCATGCGAATTTGCGCATGGTGGTTCACATTGCTAAACAATATCAGGGCCGTGGTCTTAGCCTTCAAGATCTGCTGCAGGAGGGAAGTATGGGTCTTATGAAAAGTGTTGAGAAGTTCAAACCACAAGTTGGATGCCGATTTGCCACCTATGCCTACTGGTGGATAAGACAAACAATTACAAAGTCTATAATGCAACATTCGAGAACCATCCGTTTGCCG GAGAATGTATATGGCCTATTGAGCAAAGTGTTGGATGCAAAGAGATCGTGCATTCAAGAAGGAAACCATTATCCTTCCAAAGAAGAATTAGCAAGACGTGTCGGGATTACAGTTGAGAAGTTGGATAAGTTACTGCTCTCAACAAGGATGCCACTTTCTATGCAACAGCCTGTGTGGGTGGACCAGGATACCACTTTTCAG GAGGTAACACCAGATACTGGTATTGAGATCCCGGATGTCAGTGTGGCAAAGCAACTGATGAGGCAGCATGTCCGCAACCTTCTAAGCATTCTGAGTCCGAAAGAAAGGAAGATAATCAGGCTAAGATTCGGTATTGAAGAAAGTAAACAGAATTCTCTGTCGGAGATAGGAAAGATGTTCAGATTATCAAAGGAAAGGGTGCGGCAGTTAGAGAGCCGAGCATTATACAAGCTCAAGCAATGCCTGGTCAAACAAGGTCTTGATGCATATGAAGATTTGCTTGTTTAG
- the LOC107948374 gene encoding RNA polymerase sigma factor sigF, chloroplastic isoform X3 produces the protein MEASRNLLYSPPTISPRTQLKNSVFSPSPSSVALFHHEQAVPAATSIPITSVARHFPTSVLSQEQRDDYRPLPVLHLLKEDKAYSRETDKLQIGNGPTLQEEKASDNIGQQEFEQQLLQWPDLRQLLALLELGENPSSSLNMLSVAADTETMTFEPSNVVALAKKALSASKKAASLAEGLELELDDSLSNSLGSVDSFTLPAEEIAVAVRSTKRLERQSKRRRVQPKVVICETYSSQRKDVRRKSSEGSDPNDPLRLFLWGPETKQLLTAEEESDLIIQVQDLKRLAKVKSKLQSQFGREPTLVEWAEAMGLSCSALQAELQSGKRSREKLIHANLRMVVHIAKQYQGRGLSLQDLLQEGSMGLMKSVEKFKPQVGCRFATYAYWWIRQTITKSIMQHSRTIRLPENVYGLLSKVLDAKRSCIQEGNHYPSKEELARRVGITVEKLDKLLLSTRMPLSMQQPVWVDQDTTFQEVTPDTGIEIPDVSVAKQLMRQHVRNLLSILSPKERKIIRLRFGIEESKQNSLSEIGKMFRLSKERVRQLESRALYKLKQCLVKQGLDAYEDLLV, from the exons ATGGAAGCTTCAAGGAATTTGCTTTATTCTCCTCCAACAATTTCTCCAAGAACCCAACTCAAAAATTCTGTCTTTTCACCATCACCTTCTTCAG TTGCGTTGTTTCATCATGAGCAAGCGGTCCCTGCTGCGACTTCTATTCCGATTACTTCTGTAGCTAGGCATTTTCCTACATCAGTTCTCTCACAAGAGCAGCGGGATGACTATAGACCACTACCTGTCTTGCATTTACTTAAGGAAGATAAAGCGTACTCG AGAGAGACAGACAAGCTGCAGATTGGGAATGGGCCAACACTTCAAGAAGAGAAGGCATCTGACAACATTGGCCAGCAGGAATTTGAACAGCAGTTGCTCCAGTGGCCTGATTTAAGGCAATT ATTGGCACTCTTGGAATTAGGGGAAAATCCATCATCTTCCTTGAATATGCTGTCTGTTGCAGCTGATACCGAGACCATGACTTTTGAACCAAGTAATGTAGTTGCCCTTGCTAAGAAAGCATTGTCAGCTTCTAAAAAAGCTGCATCATTGGCTGAGGGCCTCGAATTAGAACTTGATGATTCACTTTCTAATAG CTTGGGGTCTGTTGATTCCTTTACTTTGCCCGCTGAGGAGATAGCGGTTGCAGTTAGGTCAACCAAACGTTTAGAGAGGCAGTCTAAACGAAGGAGGGTGCAACCTAAAGTTGTGATATGTGAGACATACAGTTCACAAAGGAAGGATGTAAGAAGAAAGTCGAGCGAAGGTTCTGATCCCAATGATCCCCTTCGGTTGTTCTTGTGGGGTCCTGAGACAAAACAACTCTTGACTGCTGAAGAAGAGTCTGATTTGATTATTCAAGTTCAG GATTTAAAGAGATTAGCGAAAGTAAAGAGTAAGCTGCAATCTCAGTTTGGGCGTGAACCAACCTTGGTTGAATGGGCTGAAGCCATGGGTCTAAGTTGTTCAGCCTTGCAGGCAGAACTCCAATCAGGCAAAAGGAGCCGGGAAAAACTGATCCATGCGAATTTGCGCATGGTGGTTCACATTGCTAAACAATATCAGGGCCGTGGTCTTAGCCTTCAAGATCTGCTGCAGGAGGGAAGTATGGGTCTTATGAAAAGTGTTGAGAAGTTCAAACCACAAGTTGGATGCCGATTTGCCACCTATGCCTACTGGTGGATAAGACAAACAATTACAAAGTCTATAATGCAACATTCGAGAACCATCCGTTTGCCG GAGAATGTATATGGCCTATTGAGCAAAGTGTTGGATGCAAAGAGATCGTGCATTCAAGAAGGAAACCATTATCCTTCCAAAGAAGAATTAGCAAGACGTGTCGGGATTACAGTTGAGAAGTTGGATAAGTTACTGCTCTCAACAAGGATGCCACTTTCTATGCAACAGCCTGTGTGGGTGGACCAGGATACCACTTTTCAG GAGGTAACACCAGATACTGGTATTGAGATCCCGGATGTCAGTGTGGCAAAGCAACTGATGAGGCAGCATGTCCGCAACCTTCTAAGCATTCTGAGTCCGAAAGAAAGGAAGATAATCAGGCTAAGATTCGGTATTGAAGAAAGTAAACAGAATTCTCTGTCGGAGATAGGAAAGATGTTCAGATTATCAAAGGAAAGGGTGCGGCAGTTAGAGAGCCGAGCATTATACAAGCTCAAGCAATGCCTGGTCAAACAAGGTCTTGATGCATATGAAGATTTGCTTGTTTAG
- the LOC107948374 gene encoding RNA polymerase sigma factor sigF, chloroplastic isoform X1, with protein MEASRNLLYSPPTISPRTQLKNSVFSPSPSSVALFHHEQAVPAATSIPITSVARHFPTSVLSQEQRDDYRPLPVLHLLKEDKAYSFTLLQRETDKLQIGNGPTLQEEKASDNIGQQEFEQQLLQWPDLRQLLALLELGENPSSSLNMLSVAADTETMTFEPSNVVALAKKALSASKKAASLAEGLELELDDSLSNSLGSVDSFTLPAEEIAVAVRSTKRLERQSKRRRVQPKVVICETYSSQRKDVRRKSSEGSDPNDPLRLFLWGPETKQLLTAEEESDLIIQVQDLKRLAKVKSKLQSQFGREPTLVEWAEAMGLSCSALQAELQSGKRSREKLIHANLRMVVHIAKQYQGRGLSLQDLLQEGSMGLMKSVEKFKPQVGCRFATYAYWWIRQTITKSIMQHSRTIRLPENVYGLLSKVLDAKRSCIQEGNHYPSKEELARRVGITVEKLDKLLLSTRMPLSMQQPVWVDQDTTFQEVTPDTGIEIPDVSVAKQLMRQHVRNLLSILSPKERKIIRLRFGIEESKQNSLSEIGKMFRLSKERVRQLESRALYKLKQCLVKQGLDAYEDLLV; from the exons ATGGAAGCTTCAAGGAATTTGCTTTATTCTCCTCCAACAATTTCTCCAAGAACCCAACTCAAAAATTCTGTCTTTTCACCATCACCTTCTTCAG TTGCGTTGTTTCATCATGAGCAAGCGGTCCCTGCTGCGACTTCTATTCCGATTACTTCTGTAGCTAGGCATTTTCCTACATCAGTTCTCTCACAAGAGCAGCGGGATGACTATAGACCACTACCTGTCTTGCATTTACTTAAGGAAGATAAAGCGTACTCG TTTACTTTATTACAGAGAGAGACAGACAAGCTGCAGATTGGGAATGGGCCAACACTTCAAGAAGAGAAGGCATCTGACAACATTGGCCAGCAGGAATTTGAACAGCAGTTGCTCCAGTGGCCTGATTTAAGGCAATT ATTGGCACTCTTGGAATTAGGGGAAAATCCATCATCTTCCTTGAATATGCTGTCTGTTGCAGCTGATACCGAGACCATGACTTTTGAACCAAGTAATGTAGTTGCCCTTGCTAAGAAAGCATTGTCAGCTTCTAAAAAAGCTGCATCATTGGCTGAGGGCCTCGAATTAGAACTTGATGATTCACTTTCTAATAG CTTGGGGTCTGTTGATTCCTTTACTTTGCCCGCTGAGGAGATAGCGGTTGCAGTTAGGTCAACCAAACGTTTAGAGAGGCAGTCTAAACGAAGGAGGGTGCAACCTAAAGTTGTGATATGTGAGACATACAGTTCACAAAGGAAGGATGTAAGAAGAAAGTCGAGCGAAGGTTCTGATCCCAATGATCCCCTTCGGTTGTTCTTGTGGGGTCCTGAGACAAAACAACTCTTGACTGCTGAAGAAGAGTCTGATTTGATTATTCAAGTTCAG GATTTAAAGAGATTAGCGAAAGTAAAGAGTAAGCTGCAATCTCAGTTTGGGCGTGAACCAACCTTGGTTGAATGGGCTGAAGCCATGGGTCTAAGTTGTTCAGCCTTGCAGGCAGAACTCCAATCAGGCAAAAGGAGCCGGGAAAAACTGATCCATGCGAATTTGCGCATGGTGGTTCACATTGCTAAACAATATCAGGGCCGTGGTCTTAGCCTTCAAGATCTGCTGCAGGAGGGAAGTATGGGTCTTATGAAAAGTGTTGAGAAGTTCAAACCACAAGTTGGATGCCGATTTGCCACCTATGCCTACTGGTGGATAAGACAAACAATTACAAAGTCTATAATGCAACATTCGAGAACCATCCGTTTGCCG GAGAATGTATATGGCCTATTGAGCAAAGTGTTGGATGCAAAGAGATCGTGCATTCAAGAAGGAAACCATTATCCTTCCAAAGAAGAATTAGCAAGACGTGTCGGGATTACAGTTGAGAAGTTGGATAAGTTACTGCTCTCAACAAGGATGCCACTTTCTATGCAACAGCCTGTGTGGGTGGACCAGGATACCACTTTTCAG GAGGTAACACCAGATACTGGTATTGAGATCCCGGATGTCAGTGTGGCAAAGCAACTGATGAGGCAGCATGTCCGCAACCTTCTAAGCATTCTGAGTCCGAAAGAAAGGAAGATAATCAGGCTAAGATTCGGTATTGAAGAAAGTAAACAGAATTCTCTGTCGGAGATAGGAAAGATGTTCAGATTATCAAAGGAAAGGGTGCGGCAGTTAGAGAGCCGAGCATTATACAAGCTCAAGCAATGCCTGGTCAAACAAGGTCTTGATGCATATGAAGATTTGCTTGTTTAG